A genome region from Brevibacillus laterosporus includes the following:
- a CDS encoding IS3 family transposase yields the protein MYPITEICMVLGVSRSGYYKYLSTRNLHRDKSMKKRIRTIYEQRKGIYGYRRIQAELLRQFGCRVNHKKVLRIMQNLGLKAIIRRKRAYMTTYQAKVSDGCVADNLLKRDFTAQEPNQKWVTDVTQYRIGEERNYLSAIKDLCTHEIIAYHISTRNDNALVLETFRKAFEMQKDVTGLIVHSDQGSQYTSHAYHDMLLMVGAQISMSRRGNCLDNASIESFFSHLKTEALYPYDIRDLQDAQRRIENYIYFYNEERLQLKLNRLTPSEFRRQLAA from the coding sequence ATGTATCCAATTACTGAGATTTGTATGGTGTTAGGTGTTTCGAGAAGTGGCTATTACAAGTACCTTTCCACTAGAAACTTGCATAGGGATAAGTCGATGAAGAAACGGATCAGAACGATCTATGAACAAAGGAAAGGGATATACGGATATCGTAGAATTCAAGCTGAACTGTTACGTCAATTTGGTTGTAGGGTTAATCATAAGAAAGTATTACGCATCATGCAGAATTTGGGACTCAAAGCCATCATTCGCCGTAAACGTGCCTATATGACTACCTATCAAGCAAAGGTATCGGATGGGTGTGTTGCAGATAATTTACTCAAACGTGATTTTACCGCTCAAGAGCCTAATCAAAAATGGGTAACTGACGTTACTCAATATCGAATCGGTGAGGAACGTAACTACCTTTCCGCAATCAAAGATTTATGCACGCATGAGATTATCGCTTATCACATCAGTACTCGAAATGACAATGCGCTTGTTCTAGAGACTTTTAGGAAAGCATTTGAAATGCAAAAAGACGTGACTGGTTTGATCGTTCACAGCGATCAAGGTTCCCAGTACACGTCCCACGCATACCACGACATGCTACTTATGGTTGGCGCCCAAATCAGCATGTCCCGACGGGGCAATTGCCTAGACAATGCCTCGATTGAAAGCTTCTTTTCTCATTTGAAAACCGAAGCCCTATATCCTTATGATATACGAGATCTTCAAGATGCTCAAAGGAGAATTGAAAATTACATTTATTTTTACAACGAAGAACGTCTTCAACTGAAGCTAAATAGACTGACGCCTAGTGAATTTAGGCGTCAGTTAGCGGCCTAA
- a CDS encoding transposase, giving the protein MAIKGQKFRSYPESLKLEAVRLHLNEKWTHKQIAEHLGINDKDRVKVWMRKYRKQGEFGLLDQRGRREVYLDQDRYVHKIERENEILKKCLEIWMREG; this is encoded by the coding sequence ATGGCAATCAAAGGACAGAAGTTTAGAAGTTATCCAGAATCACTTAAATTGGAAGCAGTACGATTGCATCTAAATGAAAAGTGGACTCACAAACAGATAGCTGAACACTTGGGAATTAACGATAAAGACCGTGTTAAAGTTTGGATGAGAAAATATAGAAAGCAGGGGGAATTCGGCTTGCTTGATCAACGTGGACGACGTGAGGTGTATCTTGACCAGGATCGATACGTTCATAAAATAGAGCGGGAGAATGAAATCCTAAAAAAGTGTTTGGAAATTTGGATGCGGGAGGGATAA